The nucleotide window GGATAAAGCTATGTCAACAAAAACAAGCTCAAGCAATAGTTTGCAGACCAAGGTTTTCAACGTTTCGTCGAAAGTGGTGCCAATGCATTTTCAGATTAAAACCATGAAAATGTTGATGAAGGCAAAGAGAAAGGCCGTGGGTTCTCGCTCCACACAAATGGAGTTTGTCGAAACTCCCCTGCCTGATGTTAGCACCTTGGCACTGGAAGATATCGACACCAGCAACCCTTTTCTGTATCGACAAGATCAGTGGCGCGCCTATTTTAAGCGGTTACGAGATGAAGCTCCGGTACATTACCAGAAGAACAGTCCATTCGGGCCTTTCTGGTCAATAACGCGCTATGAAGATATTTTGTTCGTCGACAAGAACCATGAACTGTTTTCCTCTGAGCCGCAAATTATTCTGGGTGATCCACCGGACGGACTATCGGTGGAAATGTTTATCGCCATGGATCCGCCCAAACATGATGTACAGCGCCGAGCGGTGCAGGGCGTCGTTGCTCCGAAAAACCTTAAAGAAATGGAAGGGCTGATTCGTTCTCGTGCGGCGGAAGTGCTAGACAGCTTGCCTCTGGATAAACCTTTCGATTGGGTGCCGGCGGTGTCCAAAGAACTGACTGGCCGTATGCTCGCTACGTTGCTGGATTTCCCTTATGAGGATCGTCACAAACTCGTTGAATGGTCTGATCGTTTGTCTGGCGCGGCATCCGCCACGGGTGGAGAATTTACCGACGAAGATGTCATGTTTGATGACGCGGCAGATATGGCGAGGGCGTTCTCCAGGCTGTGGCGAGACAAGGAGGCGCGACGTGCTTCCGGCGAAGAACCCGGTTTCGATTTGATCAGTATGCTGCAGAGCAACGACGATACAAAAGACCTTATCAATCGACCGATGGAGTTTATCGGGAATCTGGCTCTGCTTATCGTTGGCGGCAATGACACCACAAGGAATTCCATGAGTGGTGGTGTTTTGGCCTTGAATCAATTCCCCGAGGAATTCTCCAAGCTGAAGGCGAAACCGGATCTGATTCCGAACATGGTGTCGGAAATCATTCGTTGGCAAACTCCACTGGCCAACATGCGTAGGGTGGCGACACAGGATGTAGAACTTCGTGGCCAGACCATCAAGAAAGGGGACCGGGTGTTAATGTGGTATGCCTCAGGTAATCGAGACGAACGCAAGTTTGACAACCCCGATCAACTCATTATTGATCGCAAGGATGCACGCAACCATATTTCTTTTGGCTACGGTATTCATCGTTGTATGGGTAACCGCCTGGCCGAACTGCAATTGCGCATTTTGTGGGAAGAACTGCTCAAGCGCTTCGAAAATATCGAAGTGGTTGGCGAGCCGGAGCGTGTACAGTCCAACTTCGTGCGCGGTTATTCGAAGTTGATGGTCAAACTGACGGCAAAAAATTAATGAAAAGTTTGACCGGGCTGGCGACTGAAGAATTCGACTATATCGTTGTGGGCGCTGGCTCGGCAGGGTGCGCGGTAGCCAATCGTTTGTCCGAGAGTGGCCTCTATTCGGTGTTGCTACTCGAAGCCGGGCCGGAGAGTCGCCGCAACCCTTTCGTCAACACGCCGCTGGGATTTTTGCAGTTGATGTTCAGTCGCCGTTTCAACTGGCAGTTCTATACCGAGCCACAGCGTCACATGTACGGTCGTTCGTTGTTCCAGCCGCGGGGCAAGATGCTTGGCGGTTCGAGCGGGATTAACGCCCAGGTCTATATCCGTGGTCACGCCAGGGATTACGACGAGTGGGCACGGCAGGGGTGTCACGGTTGGTCATACGCCGAGGTGCTGCCGTATTTTCGTAAGTCAGAACATTACGAGCCTGAGATGGTGCCGGGTACCGCAGGCTTCCATGGTCAGGATGGGCCTCTCAATGTGGCGGAGCGGCGTTATACAAACCCGTTGAGTACGGCGTTTGTCGAGGCATCAGTACAGGCGGGGTATCGACGCAATCGGGACTTCAACGGCCCTGATCAGGAAGGCGTCGGCTATTACTACACCTATCAGAAGGATGGTTCCCGTTGCAGTAATGCGCGTGCTTATCTTGAGCCTGCTGAGGGTCGATCTAACTTGACCATTCGCAGCGATGCACATGTTACACGCGTGCTGTTTGATGGGACTCGCGCTATTGGTGTCGAGTATCGCCACGCAAAAAGTTTGGTTAGAGCTCATGCTAGGCGGGAGGTTATCCTATGCGGCGGTGCATTCAACTCGCCACAACTGCTTATGCTGTCAGGTGTCGGCCCCCGCGAGGAGCTTGCTCGACATGGCATTGAGCTGCGTCGTTCGCTGGAGGGTGTGGGGCGTAATCTTCAAGATCATGTTGACGTTTTTGTGCGGGTCAGATCGCGAAGCCGGCAGGGAATCTCGATGCATCCGAGCTATTGGTTGAAGGGGGTGTGGGCCTTAATGCAATACCTGAGCGGTCGCCGAGGTGTGCTGTCTAGCAATGGCGCTGAGGCAGGCGGATTCATTTGCTCTCAAGCAGAGCTACCGATACCTGATCTGCAATTGCACTTCGGACCAATGCTGTACGCTGATCATGGGCGTGACATGAAGATTGCAATGAGTGGCTATGGCTACATTGTAATGATCTATGGGCTCAGGCCCTTGTCCCGGGGCCGCATTGGTTTACACAGTGCTGATCCGCTCGCTGCACCATTGATTGACCCCAATTACATGGCTGACCCTGCCGATGTCGAACAACTCATTCGTGGTGTTCGGCTTGTTCGTAATATTTTGTCCCAGCGTGCACTTTATCTTCATCAGGATGTAGAAATTTCACCAGGGCTGGAAATACAGGATGACGCGAGTCTCACCGAGTGGGTGCGCCGTAATGGCGAGTCCGCATACCACCCGGTCGGCACTTGTAAGATGGGGATTGATCATATGGCAGTGGTCGACCCTCGTCTCCGTGTGCGTGGCTTGCAGTCGTTGCGGGTAGTTGATGCGTCTATCATGCCAACCCTGGTTGGCGGGAATACCAATCAGCCGGCGACCATGATTGGAGAGAAAGGGGCAGACATGATACTTGAGGACGCCGCGGTGGCTGGAGTTTAGGCATCATGTGTTTAGCTCGGCTGATGTTGCAAGTTATAGTTATTCATGAAGTTTTTGTGGGTAACTCGGTTTCAGTATGCATAGAAAGAGACAGGTTATGATTAACAAAAATAAAGAGGTCACCGTCATTATTGGTGGTGGACACGCAGCAGGAACACTTTTGACCGCCTTGCTGCAAAAAAAATACCCTCACAAAGTGGTTATGGTTAGCGAAGAGCAGCACCCTCCCTATCAGCGACCGCCCTTGTCCAAGAATTATCTCGCGGGGGAGGTTGATAAGGCGTCTTTATACCTTAAACCGCCTTCAATCTACGAGAATGCGGGGCAGCAATTACAGCTCGGCGTGCGCGTAGAACAGATTAACAGAGACGACAAAAGCCTCATTCTGTCAGATCAAAGCACTTTAAAGTACGACCAACTGGTCTTGGCCACTGGCTCACATGTCCGCCGTCTTAACGTGCGGGGTTCAGACTTG belongs to Alcanivorax sediminis and includes:
- a CDS encoding cytochrome P450; the protein is MSTKTSSSNSLQTKVFNVSSKVVPMHFQIKTMKMLMKAKRKAVGSRSTQMEFVETPLPDVSTLALEDIDTSNPFLYRQDQWRAYFKRLRDEAPVHYQKNSPFGPFWSITRYEDILFVDKNHELFSSEPQIILGDPPDGLSVEMFIAMDPPKHDVQRRAVQGVVAPKNLKEMEGLIRSRAAEVLDSLPLDKPFDWVPAVSKELTGRMLATLLDFPYEDRHKLVEWSDRLSGAASATGGEFTDEDVMFDDAADMARAFSRLWRDKEARRASGEEPGFDLISMLQSNDDTKDLINRPMEFIGNLALLIVGGNDTTRNSMSGGVLALNQFPEEFSKLKAKPDLIPNMVSEIIRWQTPLANMRRVATQDVELRGQTIKKGDRVLMWYASGNRDERKFDNPDQLIIDRKDARNHISFGYGIHRCMGNRLAELQLRILWEELLKRFENIEVVGEPERVQSNFVRGYSKLMVKLTAKN
- a CDS encoding GMC family oxidoreductase, which encodes MKSLTGLATEEFDYIVVGAGSAGCAVANRLSESGLYSVLLLEAGPESRRNPFVNTPLGFLQLMFSRRFNWQFYTEPQRHMYGRSLFQPRGKMLGGSSGINAQVYIRGHARDYDEWARQGCHGWSYAEVLPYFRKSEHYEPEMVPGTAGFHGQDGPLNVAERRYTNPLSTAFVEASVQAGYRRNRDFNGPDQEGVGYYYTYQKDGSRCSNARAYLEPAEGRSNLTIRSDAHVTRVLFDGTRAIGVEYRHAKSLVRAHARREVILCGGAFNSPQLLMLSGVGPREELARHGIELRRSLEGVGRNLQDHVDVFVRVRSRSRQGISMHPSYWLKGVWALMQYLSGRRGVLSSNGAEAGGFICSQAELPIPDLQLHFGPMLYADHGRDMKIAMSGYGYIVMIYGLRPLSRGRIGLHSADPLAAPLIDPNYMADPADVEQLIRGVRLVRNILSQRALYLHQDVEISPGLEIQDDASLTEWVRRNGESAYHPVGTCKMGIDHMAVVDPRLRVRGLQSLRVVDASIMPTLVGGNTNQPATMIGEKGADMILEDAAVAGV